The genome window tattttcgaTACAAAGTCATAGAAAACTGTCTGATTTTATTCTTCAGCATGAACTTACATTTGTATCAAAGTTGTGGAAGGAATAAGTGATTGGTTTGTGGTGTGTTACATCACTGTACAAACAAAGATAAGTTGCATGACACTACGGACCAAGTTCATCAAAGAGGGAAGAAGAGGCCTTTTCCATCAACATACCTTACTACATCCAGATAAGGAAGTGCATAGATCAAGGACAAGCTGCCAGACTCACCTGACCTCATCCATATACAAATTAATGTTCAATCAGCATTTCTGAAGTAAAACCCGATTTTACATCTTTCATAATCAGCTGTAGCACTTCTCCCTGTTTTTCCTGACTGAACTCACATACTGGATCTTCTCTTTCAGTTTGTCCTCCCAGTCTTTGCACCAGTTCAGGCTCCGCTCCAGGTTCTGGTAACGGGTGGCCAACTTGTCCAGTGCCAGCACTGCCTCAggtaggtcaaaggtcagaccAGCTCTCTGCACTGCTGCCTGAAACTTGGCTGGAGATGCTGTTGCAACGTAACACCTGCAATAAGAGTTTTAGTAATTACTTCGAAAACTGGATAAGACCTAGAGAAGCTGAGTAAAGGCACATTTTGTCAGGTGTAGATGAGGAAGGTgtagatggaaacacttttgtcTTGGACATGGAGAGAGACCACTGGATACCAAATCAAAGAAGTGATGTTTGGGGGCACAGTAAGTGGTGAGGGAATGGTCAGATCTGGCAGGTTATAGTGTTAAGGCAGTTGTATACTTGAGGCAGAAGTTAAAGGACACTTCCAGTttatttgagtcagtttgagtcttaTTTTCAGTTGTATTTAGAGCTAATGAGCATTTGCTAGCATGGTAACACAGAATTAAGTTGACGATGGTAAGCACTGTGATCATGGTTccatgctgacgttagcatttagctaagtATTGCCTCACAACATGACTGCAGACTCTTGTATGCACACCAGTCACTGGTGTGTGACTGTTTTGGGATTGGTCTAAAATATTTTATGATTAGTTGCGTTTTGAAACTTTTCAGAAAagctcttttcttcttctggttCTTTGCGCTTGTTCTCTTTCAGCTTCAGAGTAAAACTACTTCTACTTACTAAAatacgcctctggagcagcagTTGTTGTTTTGGTTATCTCAATTTCAGCTGAGACTGAAGACAACTGCAAGCATAAATCTTTTTCTATGAGGCATCATATTTGACTGAATTTCTATTTCTGTCAAGTTGGACATTTTTGAATGTACACAATCTTTACCCCTTAAAGTGATGTCATCAGCTTTATTTTCTCCTTAAGGCTGTAGACAACctgagaaatgtgtgtgtatggctAAATAGATGAATACAGTATGTTTGACCTGTGGAGCCTTGGGCTGTGAGGACAGTGGTAGTGGTGCCATACAGCCACAGCAGTGTGTGGACACAGCACATACTGGTTTTCCTCCCAGCATCGTCTCATGGTATCCAGGATCCCTTCATCAGACACTGTTCCAGTTGATAAAACTTGTGACAACTAGAAGTAACACAGAGGGAAAGATCATAAAATTATTAGGGTGAATGTAGGTTAAAATGTAGAATTGGCGGGGCATGCCTGGAATGATGCAGTAAATGTTGAATGGTTGGTACCAGATTGCGGTGGTTCTCAGGCAGAGATTGTCTACGTGATCGTTGAAACTCCTCCATCATGTTCTTCACTGAAGCTCCGTCTTTGCCCAGCAGTAGCCAGAACACACGCTCCATGTTGTATGGATCCTATAAGCCAAAAATCCGGGAGTGTGACACAGCATCCTGAATGACCAAACATGTCAATATAACTTTTATGTATGGGAATTCcttgtccccagaggatgaatcctaatgtcTTAGGATGACCAACTGGtatttcctctagtgccaccattgGACCAAAATTTGCACTAGCGATATCAAAACCCATTGTGCTAATTGTGCAGTATGTTACTGATCAGATTTGTGTTCCTCAGATGTTAAACCCTTTCCTGTTAAACACTGAGATTTACTTGCCCACGGGTCTATATTTGGACATTTCGCAGATAAATTATAGTGAAATTGCCATTAAATTTGCTGACATCTGCCTGCGGGGATGAACCCTCAAACCAAAcataacatttaaatgcaaaatgtaaatgctccgtacttgtatagcgcctttctagtcttttcgaccactcaaagcgcttttacactacatctgcattcaccagtcacacacattcatacactgagcctaagtgctcaaacagaaactaacattcacactcactcatacactggcggaatagccgccaggggcaattcggggttcagtatcttgtcccaaggacacttcgacacgcagggggagccagggattgaaccgccaaccttccgattaacggccaacccgctctacctcctgagccacagccccaTTTAAGCCCCACTACTGGTAGTACTAGGAATAGTTATTGTGAACTGTTGTGAATGCATGCCGTAGGTATACGCATGACTatacacatattatatattcaTTCGTTCTGACGATGGTCATGAATGGAAAAGACTACTGACTCTGTCTTCAACTTCTTAAATGTTGTCTTCACTATCAAATAATCTAATAAGAAAGCCAGATGGCAAGTCACAATTCTTGTGGACCCCACATGGTATCTCTGGGGCTGAAGAGTCCcaatgtgtagttacatttttgaggaggcaCACGTCAGGCTTCATGTGTAGGCTCCGAAGCTAAGCTGTGAGCCTTTAATGCAGTGCCTTTAAAGTATAAGTGCAGCTATAGTTAAAGTTTACAACTGTTCCTAAAACCACAAATTACGGGTTGTACAGTAAGTTTTGTACAAAATAAAGGTCTGGAGTAAATCCAGTTGTGACCTGATACAGAGAAATAGACAGTAATGGATAAAGATACATGATCTTATCAAAGGTAATCTTAAGGCTGACATGTCTAAAATTCTCATTAATATGAGCAGTTATCAGTACAGGCTGTGTAACTGTTACCTGGATGTCTATGGCAGGTGCCAAGGTTTGTGTGACATTAGCTGCCATGGAAAAGTCACCAGTGGTTACCATCCTGTGCACTATGTCATTAGAATTCACCATGGCCACCAGCTTCAGGGGCAGTCCCATCTGCTTTACAATGTAGCCAGCtgggacacagagagacaggagggaAAGAGGAATAAACATTCTCATAAGTCTTTTGTAAAGGTAGAAGCATGTTTCTGAAAGTTTGATACCTTTGCTACCAAAATGATTAATGACTGCATTCAATTACACAGACCAATGACTAGACAGAAGTAACTGGTTGTAAATCTATTACTACATGGGAATTAACTTTCAGAAATGAATGCCGACACAATTAGTCTTAGTTACTTGGTTGCTCAATTCTGATGACTGATAAACAAAATTATTAGCCGATTTGAGATTATCAGCTTTCaccttcacaaatgtgaagatttgcttgtttttctgtcaaCTAAAAACCTTCATATATAATaacgtaataataataataataatattaatttgtgATGGGAATTTCTCACACATTacattttgtcaaataaagGATTGAAGGCTCTCAGGTGGGCGTCCCGAGAGCTGGACAGGGTGGAGCAGGAGACTTCAGACCAGTGGCCTAAAGGTAGGACTCCAGTGGCCTGGAGGCAGAACTGAAGGACCGAGCAGGTCTGAAGGGCAACCAAAAGGCAAAGGCAGAAACCCTCTGGAGGCCGGGACTGTTGAAGTTCTCGCTCAGGGGATTGTTGCAGCACAGGAGCTGGAGTCATTTGcacttcagcagggacaggagTCCAGTCAACCGACTGGACATGAGGAGCAGGAGTCGGCCCGGTCAGCGACGTGAAACCAGTAGCAGTTGGCCGGGCTGCCAACAGAGAGCCCGGAGCGGCCGAAGGAAAAGCAGGCAGAACTGGTACTGAACAACACAGTCTCTGGAGCACTACTCAGCTAAACCTCTGGGGGACTGGACAGCAAAGTATCTGTATCTCAGTAAAACTGGCTGGCAAAGTCTCTAGAGCTTATTCTGGGCAGTAGCGAGGACGAGGAGTTAGGCAGCGATGAAGATAAGGAGCTGAGCAGCAATGACTATGTGGTACTGGGCAACAAAGACTATTGGGCGCTGGGCAATGGAGAGGCACGACAATGGCGAGAGCCAGTCCTCCTTCTGGAGGGCTTCACTAGAGGTGTCTCCAGGGCAAGATCCAGCAGGTAACTGGCTGGTACAAGACTAGCCGCAAGGCTATCTGGCTGGAGGCTAACTGTTTGGGTGCTCTGTGGCTCCAAAACAAGGCCCAACAAAAAAGAAGCCAGGAGTCTCTAAAACATTCAGGAACTGGGACTGATGGAGCATTCCATTTATCTCGGAAGTCGGCGCTGGGAATGACATCACACCCAAGTTGAAGGCATTCCAGTAACAGAGTCGGAAAACCAAGATTGATGCCTCTGGccatttttggaaaaaacagcTGATAACAACACATTACGCAGTATTTTGCACATACAAACATCGTAGCATGTCTAATGTCTACGGATATAAGTTGGACAGGACTGAGACACAAATAAGACAGATGTACAATAAACAGTAGGTTACTAAAGCTTTCACTACTGTTGATTCCGGGagcagccattttggattttaaGCTAGGGATTCTCCTGACTTTCCAAGTTGGAAATATAGACTTGAGGGTGCGTTTCCGTTGAAACTAGGAAATTCCGACTTctcatgtcaaatggaacgcaccatgaATCGGACTGGAGCTTTCCAGGGGGTTGAATCAGGACAGGATGGCTCAAGACTGATGACCCCGAGCCTAATCGAAGTGAAGGCTGGTGGCCAGCAAGCTGGGATGAAGGCTGATGGATAACAGGACGGGGTGAAGTCTAGTGGTTAGAAGCCTGGATGCTAACTGTCTGATTACTAGCAGGTTGGGTGCTTGCAGACTGGAAACTAGCCAGCTGGTTGCTAGCCTCAGCGTTGTCGGGTGACTCCAGGGAAAACTACAAGTTCATTTTGAGTTTAGAAATAACTGCTAACATCCCAACCACAGGTGAAACGTTCAGAAGCGTGGGACTAGAGAGAATGTTCTCCTTGAGAATATACACAAATAGTCTGCACTTTAAGTCCATAGAATGTTTAATGTCATCCTGTTATTTATTTCTCTATTCTAGTTATTATTTCACTCCAGGCACAGAGATGCAAGTGAGGGGGCTTGGATGTTCACcttaaaatccttttttcatGCACCTTTGCTGGGACATTCTTTTGTGAGTCCGCCATTCCTCAACTTTATAAAATAATTGAAGCAATGGAGAACATAATTGACTAATTTGAAAACTAGTCACCTGGAGCCAGATTTGCAGGCATCCATATTAAATGCTGCATCATGTGGCTGTTCAGATAGACGCTTTATTTATCCCAGAAATTTACAAGAAACAAAGGACAAACTGCCAAAACTCAAGTACTAACATAAAAGTAATAGAAATAATGCCATTTAAGCACAGGCATACAAGTGTGCAAAATACTCAATATTACTCGAATACTCgaatatttattaattcaaGATGGATTTCTGGGTTAGTCATAATTCATTCAATCCCCCACCAACAGTAATCAACTGAACCAACCTGCAATGTTTCCCGCCCCTCCAGTAGGCACCACCACCTCCAGCTCAGGCATGTCTAAGTCAGCCTGCTCCAGATCACTGAGCTCCAGGTAAGCATAGATGAAGTGGGCGAGCTGGATCATGACTCTAGACCAGTTGACTGAGTTAAGGCTCATTAGGCCATGAGACTTGACTAGCTCCTGGTCAGAAAAAAGATGGCGTAGAGGCTGGTCTATGTCATCTGAGCTGCCGTCCGCTACAAAATGCAGAGGTAGAGgtaaaacacactcaaaagatTGAGAAGAATAAAACTGAGGCTTTCGGATAATAACAGCCTTTATTAATTTAGCCTCATTAGGATTACCTGCAAACACATGGACATTATCCTCCAAACAGGTTATCATGTGTTTCTCTTGGACTGGAGTGATGCGTCCTCGGGGGTAAACCACTACCACATCCAATCCACAGAGACCTTTTGCACTCTGGATGGCTGAGCCACCTGTGTCTCCTGATGTACCTGGAGAGGAAAACCACAAATGGACTGATTCCAATAGATTACATTTATCATCTATGACACTATCTATGATACTTTGTATAGCCTTGGAGCTTCTTGCTTCCTCTAGGGAGCATTAATGTGCTAGTAAATGGAATGATAATCACTGTAATGTAATGACTGTCTATGTCAAAGTAAAGCCTCTTTATCTTCAGCCACATACTTCctgattttttgttttcagtttctacatcttctcttttctttttagtcTATGGTGTGTATACTGCTGTGCATTTCTGTGCATGGGTCTAGTAAAGAAATTACAGAATGAAATCCACAACTGATTCTTGTGAACTGATTAATTTGAGGTTTAATTTGTGGTTAAGGACAACATTGCCCTGCACGAGCAGCTAAATCCATCAAAGTTTACTTGTTAAACTCCACTGAGTAACATGAATCAGGACATGAAAGAAACCTCTGATGGAACATTAAGCTTCATTTTCATACTTAACAATCCCAAGTATGAAACACTTCgattgtgtgttttctttataacatttatactttgttttttaatattttaaaatgaagcatattactttaaaaagtattcCATTCATCACCACAGACATCCAAGCTTAGGAAGCTCTTAACAGTGTGCACCTGCAATTGCTCTTATGCTCTGACTCTTgtcaaaggaggaagtcaggtggtAGTATTATAGAGCCAGAAACTCCATGTAGGAAGATGTCGGGTGGATGCATTAGTCAAACAAATGCAGACTTTAAGGAGAACATTAAGGAGACAGTTAAGGTTTGTTTCTTGTAACCATGACCACAATCATAGCAgtgtcagatcagaaaatggtttaTTGTTGAAACAGTTATTTGTCATAGTTTTCAGAAGGTACTGAAAAATTCATCAAAAAGTCACCTTATCAATTGTGGCATCAGATCAGTTCTGTTCTAGATAACGAGCCGCAATGCATTTGAAAGAATTGCTACTGCACTAGTATGGTTCAGGGACATTCGGCCTATTCTACATCAGTGGAAGCCTAATGAAGACACAGGTTCTCATCAGGGTCATTGCCAGGCTGACTTTGGATTTTTCCTGTTCCCATGGATTTATTTGCCTTTGCTGGACTTATTCTTTGGTTTTAAACTGCACCAGCTCTGCGACCTAGTCCTATTTGGGCCCAAGTCCCTGTGTTACTGGTTACTACTACAGCTtatgtcatcattttacaaAAGCTCAGTTCTACCCATACACCAAGCTTGTATACTCAATTGTCATGGGGAAATAGGGCCCTGGCTTTGTGCACAGAGAGCACTGTTAAAACAGATGGATAACGTTTCTCCACTCCCTCCCacggaacaaaaatgtaaaaatataaaaattgcTCTGGTGAAGTCATTTAGAGTTTGCGCAGTATTGACCAGTCAAGACTACACTGTGGGATCACTAAATTGCctgtgcattgtctgatttatttgttaacatcctaactgacggctgtggctcaggaggtagagcgggttgcccgttaatcggaaggccGAGACTGAGGGGACAGGGCATGTGGCGAGAACGTGTTCCTAAGTTACATTTTTGCTTATGACAAAAAATGACGAAACAGGTCACATAAAGTTACGTCAGCTACCATGGTACCACTCCCTCATTCCCCTGATCAGAGCTAGCATAGAGATGTGACAGCTGAGAGAGGGGACCGAAAAACGCTGCCActtcaattaaaaatgtaaattctaTTCATGAAATATGAAGGATCAAATGTGTGAAGACAAGCGTCAAACATAAAATCTAATGCTTGCACAAAACATTTATACTGCAATAGGTGGATGGTAAAACATGGAGTGTTTAATAAAGATGGTTCTGCTTGATTTCAGAAGTTTTTTGAGTTGTGAGTTTGAGTTATTGTTTGAGTCATTTGAGAAGTGCCTATGATCATGTTCCACATTATATCGTGTTGTGTAGTGTGGGGCACTGGTCCTGGTCTTAACTTGGTCTTAATACACTCTGGTTTTGGTTAGTGACTTGATGtcggtttgggtggtcttgactacaaaTCAAGGTTGAATCACAGCCTGAGAATCATGGAATCAAAGGAAAAAGAACAGTAATACTCCCAGCTATAATTGCAAGAAAAAAATGtctgcaacaaacaaacaaacaaacaaatttccTTAGTTTTATCATATCACCTTAGTGGTGTTAGTTCTTACCTACAACAACGGTAGCTCTGTGATTCTCTTTTTGCAGGAAGTAGTCAAGGAAGCGCACCGTGCATGTCATAGCCAGATCCTTAAAGGCCAAGGTCTCTCCATGAAAGAGCTCCAGGACCAACAGACCCTCCTTCAGCCGGGCAATTCTCACCACCTCAGGGACTGAGAAACCAGACAGGGCTCCACCCACTAGGACTGGGAGAGGGAAAAAGTATGAAAGAGAAGAATTCAATTTCTTGCTGTGCAGCTCTGTAATGGAATAGGTTTGACAAATTGCTCTGCTTTATTTCTTTGGTTAGTTAACATTCAATCTTTAAAGACTTTCGTCACTTTAATCATATGTACTTTTACAAACATCACTTTATATCAAATTACGTTGTGATAGCAGTGAATACTGTATTTCACCAGCTCACCCTCCAGGTCCTCTCTGGGGACCAGCTGAGTGGGGATGAACAGGGAGGCGACCTCCACCACCAGTTTAGTGTAGGACAGCCCCTTCCAGCCTTTAAGGGTGTCCGGGCTCAGGACAGGCACACTCTCTGGCATGAACATCCCCCCATCTGGAGCGTAGCCTGAAAACAGCACATCCCGGAAGCTCCATCCATGGACCCCACCCCGAGTACTGCAGTATTGCATTGGAAAAACCTGTAAATGGGGACAAGAGGTTGGTGGGCTCCAATTCACAGCCGCCAGGGGACATTTGCTTCATGTCATTTCCCATCTCTCTCCCCTCATATCTGACAGCTCTCTAGTAAGGCATTAAATGCCCCGGGgaaaaaatacagtacataaaagTGCATCACAAACCTGCCTTTTTAAAGGAATAGGCGAATACAATCAATGGGCCAGAAAGGCATAGAAGCCCCAAGTGCTTTAAACATGCATTCACTGActgagttgtgtttctggccacctgatcaAGGCTGGATTACGAAACACTACCCAGGGTGCCATAGCCTTGAAGGGTCCTGAAAGATCCAAGTTCACTTGCATGTGAATTGTTTTTGGTAATTTCATTAACTGCAAATTTGTATGAGAATTTCAACACTAAAGTACAATATTAGCTGAAGTGTGTCCTGCTTTAATAGCACATTTTGTAGCCATGTCTTGTACAGGAACCCTGTGTAAGTGTAGTTTGAAGAGCTTCACAATAGAACTTTACATATaaggttttgtgtgtttaatcaaattaccacaaacaataaacaaatgatGTGTTATTCCAGCACAGGAGGACTGGCTGCACTGGATGTAGTGGGAAAATGTAGGCAACAGGACGGTAGGTTGGGGGTCGGTAGGCTGGGGGTCAGTAGGCAGCAGGGGAAAGTAACTTTActcaagtacatttactcaagtaatgTACTTGAGAATTTCCATTTCATGCTACTTTCTATTtccactccactacattttaattaatttttttcagattaagataAGAGGCTATttgcatttgcttttttttggcTTGTGATCCCTTTATGCAAAAGCAGTGTCTAGTTGGAGCAGCACAGGACCACGGGACGAAACAACCTTACTGCATACAAAATCGAAAAAACTTCTGTAGATCCAACTCACAACAGtgaacagtaaaatgctgctttaacattgatgcatcagttttaacaatctaataatgtcacatataataatatatcagtcACAGGTGACATTTGACTACCCAACcagtacttttacatttgatcatttaaatacattttgcaatTCTTCTCTACTAGGATGCAGGACTTTAGCTTTTAATTGAGTattttttactcaagtaaataACCTAAATACCTCTTAAATTACCGTCAGTAAGGGGCCAGCAAATTTTTGCATAGGCTGTCTCTCTTCTTAGCTCTGTttccaactcctgagaaaaatattctacttttcagctgttaaatgtgttcaccagctaggaCTGGAAGTGTACAGTGTGGTTTTAGAGCTTTTCCCTGAAAATAGCTGCCTATTGCTGCTAGAAACAACACTGATGTCAGTGAGACttaaccaaaacaataaaaatgcagaTCAGATAACTAAAACCTCTGCTGAATGATGATAATTCATGTGATaatgaaaaatattgtttaGAGATGCTTTAATTTGTCTAAGTGTAAATGTGTAGGTAGGGTAgagctggacgatatggccaaaaatgttatcacgataaaaagtttcaaatCTTTTGAattcgataattatcacgataagtatcaaacctttatttcttttgagttaaaaggctgatttttgctactgagagaaagctgaagaaacctgatggttaattgtggtttaaactcgtctttatggtcaacacttgaggccaaacagtggatcacttcacaaatctgaggtagaacattcaaaacaattataataaaatctttttcaacacataTACATGagtcaaattaagtaaaagctttttttcagtcctttttcctcaacaaaataaccatcttaataaaaaattaagtcctaattcgtgtgaTCACttgtgattcaagtgaataaaatcaaacatttattgaatatttattgaacatttgttatattgttgaaaaaaaactatattgcgataattattgttattgttttattgtccagccctaaggTAGGGATATTAAAGGCTGACACAAAGAGTTATATTATAGTGAGCAGTCACTGTGAACTGTGCCATTAAGTAGTTCTGACGTTTAAATAACTGCTACATGTAAGCACACCAGGCCAACCACAGCAAATAGTGGATTTACACTATAAATgtatctttgtgtctctgtggtagATACCTCAACAGATCACAATTCAAAACCGTAAATAAACAATCAGCActgttaaaatgtcattttactGGAGTCCAGACTTATGATAGCTATCATACCTGCTAAGTCAACACAGACTATGTACTACTCTATCTATTATACTGTCACACAAAGAATGCACAATACGTAACTCTGCagtaaaaaatgatttaaacaaaGCTCTTTCCTCTTCAATTTCTTTCAAGAAAACAAATTCATTCACACTTACAGAAAACTTGGTACCAGCCTATACTGCTGTGCTTTCTACAAGAAAGATAGATCTATTGACAAACTGTTGACTGTTGCAAGAAAGATAAAAGTTGAACTTGAACTTTGGAACAGCCTTCCCAGGGAACTACAGTATGTATTTATTATGAAGTAGCCTGCAAAAAAAACCTAATAGTGTTAttctataatataataatctatggaggaaaataaatacatgaatgactaaataaatacatttatatgcCATTAAACACACCAAAAACAAGTAGACATTAAATTTAGAAATGTGAcatggaatttttttttatttgcttctatatttaataataataataataataataatccttatttgtagagcacttttcaaaaacaagttacaaagtgctttaacaagtgtaaagaataatacaaaaaaaaaagataagagcatgaaaatttaatataaaattagtaaaatacaataaaataaaaagggataaaataaagtcaaataagatcgggaaaagctctcctataaaagtatgttttaagaagggacttaaaagagttcactgactcagccgacctgatttcctcgggcaggctgttccagagcctcggggccctgacagcaaacgctctgtcccctttagttttcagtcgagactctggaacagacaacagacctctgcccgaggatctcaaggtacgtgctggtgcgtatgggactaaaaggtcaNNNNNNNNNNNNNNNNNNNNNNNNNNNNNNNNNNNNNNNNNNNNNNNNNNNNNNNNNNNNNNNNNNNNNNNNNNNNNNNNNNNNNNNNNNNNNNNNNNNNataataataataatccttatttgtagagcacttttcaaaaacaagttacaaagtgctttaacaagtgtaaagaataatacaaaaaaaaaagataagagcatgaaaatttaatataaaattagtaaaatacaataaaataaaaagggataaaataaagtcaaataagatcgggaaaagctctcctataaaagtatgttttaagaagggacttaaaagagttcactgactcagccgacctgatttcctcgggcaggctgttccagagcctcggggccctgacagcaaacgctctgtcccctttagttttcagtcgagactctggaacagacaacagacctctgcccgaggatctcaaggtacgtgctggtgcgtatgggactaaaaggtcagaaatataacaaggcgagagaccatgaagagctttaaaagtgatcaatagaattttaaagtcaattctaaaacatactgggagccagtgtaatgaagctaaaataggagtaatgtggtcatatttctttgttctggttaaaagcctggcagctgagttctggacatttatttacatttgcacatatccccatttatttaataattattttattcat of Micropterus dolomieu isolate WLL.071019.BEF.003 ecotype Adirondacks linkage group LG13, ASM2129224v1, whole genome shotgun sequence contains these proteins:
- the thnsl2 gene encoding threonine synthase-like 2 gives rise to the protein MQYCSTRGGVHGWSFRDVLFSGYAPDGGMFMPESVPVLSPDTLKGWKGLSYTKLVVEVASLFIPTQLVPREDLEVLVGGALSGFSVPEVVRIARLKEGLLVLELFHGETLAFKDLAMTCTVRFLDYFLQKENHRATVVVGTSGDTGGSAIQSAKGLCGLDVVVVYPRGRITPVQEKHMITCLEDNVHVFAADGSSDDIDQPLRHLFSDQELVKSHGLMSLNSVNWSRVMIQLAHFIYAYLELSDLEQADLDMPELEVVVPTGGAGNIAAGYIVKQMGLPLKLVAMVNSNDIVHRMVTTGDFSMAANVTQTLAPAIDIQDPYNMERVFWLLLGKDGASVKNMMEEFQRSRRQSLPENHRNLLSQVLSTGTVSDEGILDTMRRCWEENQYVLCPHTAVAVWHHYHCPHSPRLHRCYVATASPAKFQAAVQRAGLTFDLPEAVLALDKLATRYQNLERSLNWCKDWEDKLKEKIQYVSSVRKNREKCYS